One stretch of Comamonas testosteroni DNA includes these proteins:
- a CDS encoding ABC transporter permease has translation MAPGRCAIVQTMQASSVWILGLRNLWRDLRAGELRLIIVAVLLAVAALSSVGFFADRLQAGLQRDARQLLGGDVVVVSDNPAPAAFVQQAQQQGLQTVATASFPTMARSSQEQGGASRLVALKSVDPGYPLRGMLHLNQGPGQPDLEVRAIPERGHAWVDAPLLEALGLKLSDRLLLGDASFHISHIIAIEPDRGAGFMSFAPRVMINSADLPATRLVQPASRITYRLAVAAQADAGRGAQDYLDWAQELAKSLHGVRVESLESGRPEMRQTLDRAEKFLSLVALLSALLSAVAVALAARAFANSHLDASAMLRVLGQSQRRIALAYVVEFVSIALAASAAGVLLGWAVHHVFVWLLAGLVESALPAASLWPALFGMGMGLTLLLAFGLPPVLQLAQVPPLRVMRRDLGALKPASWLVLGVGVTGFAALLMVASRDIKLGLIAVGGFAVAVLLFAGLAWLAVKLLRQVVNESTAPRWLVMATRQVSAKPVYAVVQVSSLAVGLLALVLLVLLRTDLIASWRKATPANAPDRFVINVQPDQAQDFQAALKKAGVHSYDWYPMIRGRLIAVNGKAVSPDDYEEDRAKRLVDREFNISTAETMPDHNQIVGGRWQAGEQGAISMEEGIAKTLDLKLGDTLRFDIGGEESEARITSLRKVDWSSMRANFFVIYPVQHLDNVAVTYLAAYRAPDVKGFDNALVNEFPNITNVDLSSTLAQVQQVMDQVIRAVEFLFGFTLVAGLVVLFASVTGTREERAREYAIMRAVGARSGLLQQVQSAELAGVGLMAGFLASCVALAVGWALARWVFDFEWNVLWWVPLAGALVGALLAWLAGWWALREVVSRPVMITLRQAAE, from the coding sequence ATGGCGCCAGGCCGCTGCGCTATCGTGCAGACCATGCAAGCATCATCTGTCTGGATTCTGGGACTGCGCAATCTCTGGCGCGATCTGCGCGCTGGCGAGCTGCGCCTGATCATCGTGGCCGTGCTGCTGGCCGTGGCGGCACTGAGCTCGGTGGGCTTTTTTGCCGACCGCCTGCAAGCCGGCCTGCAGCGCGACGCCCGTCAGCTGCTGGGCGGCGATGTGGTGGTGGTCAGCGACAATCCTGCCCCCGCGGCTTTTGTGCAGCAGGCACAGCAGCAGGGGCTGCAGACCGTGGCCACGGCCAGCTTTCCGACCATGGCGCGCTCCAGCCAGGAGCAGGGCGGAGCCAGCCGGCTGGTGGCGCTCAAAAGCGTGGACCCCGGCTACCCGTTGCGCGGCATGCTGCACCTGAATCAGGGACCGGGCCAGCCAGACCTGGAAGTGCGGGCGATTCCTGAACGCGGCCATGCCTGGGTCGATGCGCCGCTGCTGGAGGCGCTGGGCCTGAAGCTCAGCGACCGGCTGCTGCTGGGCGATGCGAGCTTTCATATCTCGCACATCATTGCCATCGAACCCGATCGCGGCGCGGGCTTCATGAGCTTTGCCCCGCGCGTAATGATCAACAGCGCCGACCTGCCCGCAACGCGCCTGGTGCAGCCGGCCAGCCGCATCACCTACCGGCTGGCCGTGGCGGCGCAGGCAGACGCCGGGCGCGGCGCGCAGGACTATCTGGACTGGGCGCAGGAACTGGCCAAGAGCCTGCACGGCGTGCGTGTGGAATCGCTGGAAAGCGGCCGCCCGGAGATGCGCCAGACCCTTGACAGGGCCGAGAAGTTCCTGAGTCTGGTGGCGCTGCTCTCGGCGCTGCTCTCGGCCGTGGCCGTGGCACTGGCCGCGCGTGCCTTTGCCAACAGCCATCTCGATGCGTCGGCCATGCTGCGCGTGCTCGGCCAGAGTCAGCGCCGGATCGCTCTGGCCTATGTGGTGGAGTTCGTGAGCATTGCCCTGGCCGCCAGCGCGGCCGGCGTGCTGCTGGGCTGGGCCGTGCACCATGTGTTTGTCTGGCTGCTGGCCGGACTGGTCGAGTCTGCTCTGCCTGCGGCGAGCCTGTGGCCCGCATTGTTCGGCATGGGCATGGGGCTGACCCTGCTGCTGGCTTTTGGCCTGCCGCCCGTGCTGCAGCTGGCTCAGGTGCCGCCGCTGCGCGTGATGCGGCGCGATCTGGGGGCGCTCAAGCCAGCATCTTGGCTGGTGCTGGGTGTGGGCGTTACGGGTTTTGCGGCCTTGCTGATGGTGGCCAGCCGCGACATCAAGCTGGGCCTGATTGCAGTGGGCGGCTTTGCCGTAGCCGTGCTCTTGTTCGCGGGCCTGGCCTGGCTGGCCGTCAAGCTGCTGCGGCAGGTGGTCAATGAGAGCACGGCGCCGCGCTGGCTGGTCATGGCCACGCGCCAGGTATCGGCCAAACCCGTGTATGCCGTGGTACAGGTCAGCTCGCTGGCCGTGGGGCTGCTGGCCCTGGTGCTGCTGGTGCTGCTGCGCACCGATCTGATTGCCAGCTGGCGCAAGGCCACGCCGGCGAATGCGCCGGATCGCTTTGTCATCAATGTCCAGCCCGATCAGGCGCAGGACTTTCAGGCCGCGCTGAAGAAGGCCGGCGTGCACAGCTATGACTGGTATCCCATGATTCGCGGCCGGCTGATCGCCGTCAACGGCAAGGCCGTCAGCCCCGATGACTATGAGGAGGACCGCGCCAAGCGCCTGGTGGACCGGGAGTTCAATATCTCCACTGCCGAAACCATGCCCGATCACAACCAGATCGTGGGAGGCCGCTGGCAGGCGGGCGAGCAGGGCGCGATCAGCATGGAAGAAGGCATTGCCAAGACCCTGGATCTGAAGCTGGGCGACACGCTGCGCTTCGATATCGGCGGCGAGGAGAGCGAAGCCCGTATCACCAGTCTGCGCAAGGTGGACTGGAGTTCCATGCGCGCCAACTTCTTTGTGATCTACCCCGTGCAACATCTGGACAACGTGGCCGTGACCTACCTGGCGGCCTATCGCGCGCCCGACGTCAAGGGCTTTGACAATGCGCTGGTCAATGAGTTTCCGAACATCACCAATGTCGACCTGAGCAGCACGCTGGCCCAGGTGCAGCAGGTGATGGACCAGGTCATACGCGCCGTGGAGTTTCTGTTCGGCTTCACGCTGGTGGCGGGTCTGGTCGTGCTGTTTGCTTCCGTCACCGGCACCCGTGAGGAAAGAGCGCGCGAGTACGCCATCATGCGCGCCGTGGGCGCCAGATCGGGCCTGCTGCAGCAGGTGCAAAGCGCCGAGCTCGCCGGAGTGGGCCTGATGGCCGGCTTTCTGGCCAGCTGCGTGGCCCTGGCCGTGGGCTGGGCGTTGGCGCGCTGGGTGTTCGATTTCGAATGGAATGTGCTCTGGTGGGTACCTCTGGCGGGCGCGCTGGTGGGCGCATTGCTGGCCTGGCTGGCCGGTTGGTGGGCGTTGCGCGAGGTAGTCAGCCGCCCCGTGATGATCACGCTGCGCCAGGCGGCGGAATAA
- a CDS encoding sulfite exporter TauE/SafE family protein — protein MPSDGDQSVEVILVVALGAAVAGFVQGLSGFAFGMVAMSFWAWVLEPQLAAVLSVFGSLTGQIIAAFTVRREFHWKSLLPFIAGGLAGIPMGVAVMPHLNMDWFKFGLGCLLVLWCPTMLLSAHLPRLTLGGGLMARLSDALAGLIGGAMGGLGGFSGTVPTLWCTLRGFERHVQRTVIQNFNLSVLAVTMASYLATGLVKPAMWQSFAVVLPAVLVPVIFGTRVYKGVSDARFRQIVLSLLTCSGIAMLAASVPRLLLAP, from the coding sequence ATGCCTTCAGACGGAGACCAGAGCGTGGAAGTGATCTTGGTGGTGGCCCTGGGGGCTGCAGTGGCAGGCTTTGTGCAGGGACTGTCGGGCTTTGCCTTCGGCATGGTGGCCATGTCGTTCTGGGCCTGGGTGCTGGAGCCGCAACTGGCAGCCGTACTCTCGGTGTTTGGCTCGCTGACGGGACAGATCATTGCGGCCTTCACCGTGCGCCGCGAATTTCACTGGAAGTCGCTGCTGCCGTTTATCGCCGGCGGTCTGGCCGGCATTCCCATGGGCGTGGCCGTGATGCCGCATCTCAATATGGACTGGTTCAAGTTCGGCCTGGGCTGTCTGCTGGTGCTGTGGTGCCCCACCATGCTGCTCAGCGCCCACCTGCCCCGGCTGACGCTGGGCGGCGGCCTGATGGCCCGCCTGAGCGATGCGCTTGCGGGCCTGATCGGTGGCGCCATGGGCGGGCTGGGCGGCTTCAGCGGTACCGTGCCCACACTGTGGTGCACGCTGCGCGGCTTTGAGCGCCATGTGCAGCGCACGGTGATCCAGAATTTCAACCTCTCGGTGCTGGCCGTCACCATGGCCAGCTATCTGGCCACCGGCCTGGTCAAGCCAGCCATGTGGCAATCGTTTGCCGTGGTGCTGCCCGCAGTGCTGGTGCCTGTGATCTTCGGAACCCGCGTCTACAAAGGCGTCAGCGATGCCCGCTTTCGCCAGATCGTGCTGAGCCTGCTGACCTGCTCGGGCATCGCCATGCTGGCGGCGTCCGTGCCGCGGCTGCTCCTTGCACCCTAA
- a CDS encoding adenosine deaminase family protein: protein MNAAPTAPTPELTAFAHTIPKMELHCHLLGTVRKNTFIELVQRAKAPLTAEEIEAFYTRGEKPVGVLRVLRALDEWLLQTPADLERITYEYLQDAAAHHVRYAEFFWNPTGTVQCSGMSYAAAQQAILAGAAAAQKDCGIRGRLVPSIDREAPAEAAVQMVQWMLENRHDDVPGIGIDYRENERPPELFAEAYALARRNGLKTTAHASEFGLPWNNLQTAIETLKVDRVDHGYTVIDNPELAKRCADLGIVFTVVPTNSYYLRTLAPERWALDHPIRQMPSMGIRIHPNTDDPTLHHVDPTGAWTKMVSDFGFSKADLRDFMLNGIDAAWVDESEKRSLRRQWSDEFDALSGTHHF, encoded by the coding sequence ATGAATGCCGCGCCTACCGCCCCCACACCTGAACTGACCGCCTTTGCCCACACCATCCCCAAGATGGAGTTGCACTGCCACCTGCTGGGCACGGTCAGAAAAAACACCTTCATCGAACTGGTGCAGCGCGCCAAGGCGCCGCTGACTGCCGAAGAGATCGAGGCCTTCTACACGCGCGGCGAGAAGCCCGTGGGCGTGCTGCGCGTGCTGCGTGCTCTCGACGAGTGGCTGTTGCAGACGCCGGCCGATCTGGAGCGCATTACCTATGAATATCTGCAGGATGCCGCCGCCCACCATGTGCGCTATGCCGAATTCTTCTGGAACCCCACGGGCACGGTGCAATGCTCTGGCATGAGCTATGCCGCCGCCCAGCAAGCCATCCTGGCCGGTGCCGCAGCTGCGCAAAAGGATTGCGGCATACGCGGCCGCCTGGTGCCGTCGATCGACCGCGAAGCCCCGGCCGAGGCCGCTGTACAGATGGTGCAATGGATGCTGGAAAACCGCCATGACGATGTACCCGGCATCGGCATCGACTACCGCGAAAACGAGCGCCCGCCCGAGCTGTTCGCCGAGGCCTATGCACTGGCGCGTCGCAACGGCCTCAAGACCACGGCCCATGCCAGCGAATTCGGCCTGCCCTGGAACAACCTGCAAACAGCCATTGAGACGCTCAAGGTGGACCGCGTCGACCATGGCTACACGGTCATAGACAACCCCGAACTGGCCAAGCGCTGCGCTGATCTGGGCATTGTGTTCACCGTGGTGCCAACCAACTCCTACTATCTGCGCACGCTGGCACCCGAGCGCTGGGCGCTGGACCACCCGATCCGCCAGATGCCTTCCATGGGCATTCGCATCCACCCCAACACCGACGACCCCACGCTGCACCATGTGGACCCCACAGGGGCCTGGACCAAGATGGTCAGCGACTTTGGTTTTTCGAAGGCCGACCTCAGGGACTTCATGCTCAACGGCATCGATGCGGCCTGGGTAGACGAGAGCGAAAAGCGCAGCCTGCGCCGGCAGTGGAGCGACGAGTTCGATGCATTGAGCGGCACACACCACTTCTAA
- a CDS encoding low molecular weight protein-tyrosine-phosphatase: protein MTAARPVRVLMVCTGNICRSPTAHGVLEKMVADAGLQDLVQVDSAGTHGYHVGEAPDARSQQHARRRGYDLSGQRARQLTKQDFDAFDLVLVMDSANEVAARRLATPAQQQRMKRLTDYCQRFDEPEVPDPYYGGDRGFEHVLDLIEDACQNLLHTIAKKSPR from the coding sequence ATGACTGCCGCCAGACCCGTTCGCGTCCTGATGGTCTGCACCGGCAACATCTGCCGCAGCCCCACTGCCCATGGCGTGCTGGAAAAAATGGTGGCCGATGCGGGCCTGCAGGATCTGGTTCAGGTCGACTCGGCCGGCACGCACGGCTATCACGTTGGCGAGGCCCCCGATGCCCGCAGCCAGCAGCATGCACGCCGCCGGGGCTATGACCTCAGCGGGCAGCGTGCGCGGCAGCTGACAAAGCAGGATTTCGACGCTTTCGATCTGGTGCTGGTGATGGACAGCGCCAATGAGGTGGCGGCGCGCCGCCTTGCCACGCCCGCCCAGCAGCAGCGCATGAAGCGGCTGACCGATTACTGCCAGCGCTTTGACGAGCCCGAAGTGCCCGACCCCTACTATGGCGGCGACCGAGGCTTTGAGCATGTGCTCGATCTGATCGAGGACGCCTGCCAGAACCTGCTGCATACCATCGCAAAGAAAAGTCCACGCTAA
- a CDS encoding CbrC family protein → MDLPKFRLSPNAYALDLFVAESGICSCCGQARELKYNSSFYSREEPDYLCPWCIADGSAAKRYEGEFNDYLGIEGVSAEPGEPDSIVMDRVLLLEVCERTPSYHSWQQEQWLVHCNQPCAFLGYTDYAEIQTLQAELQGDITDIPERYLQAISKTGDPVGGYLFRCMECGTHRLHTDCT, encoded by the coding sequence ATGGATTTGCCGAAATTTCGTCTCAGCCCCAATGCCTATGCGCTGGATCTGTTTGTGGCCGAAAGCGGTATCTGCTCCTGTTGCGGCCAGGCGCGTGAGCTCAAGTACAACAGCTCTTTTTACAGCCGCGAAGAGCCGGACTATCTCTGCCCCTGGTGCATTGCCGACGGCAGCGCGGCCAAGCGCTATGAGGGCGAATTCAACGACTACCTGGGCATTGAAGGCGTGAGCGCCGAGCCCGGCGAACCTGACAGCATCGTCATGGATCGTGTGCTGCTGCTGGAAGTCTGCGAACGCACGCCCAGCTATCACAGCTGGCAGCAGGAGCAATGGCTGGTGCATTGCAACCAGCCCTGTGCCTTTCTCGGCTATACCGACTACGCCGAAATCCAGACCCTGCAGGCCGAGCTGCAAGGTGATATCACCGACATTCCCGAGCGTTATCTGCAGGCCATCAGCAAGACCGGTGATCCCGTGGGTGGCTATCTGTTTCGCTGTATGGAGTGCGGCACGCACCGGCTGCATACCGATTGCACCTGA
- the fahA gene encoding fumarylacetoacetase: MSAVLNETLNPQLQSWVVSANAAGCDFPIQNLPFGRFRTPGASGWRIGVAIGNQVLDLRTAGLIDHADMHRLMQATRQERQALRQALSEGLRAGSTKQSAWEPALLPQSAVELGLPCEVGDYTDFYVGIHHASEIGRQFRPDNPLLPNYKWVPIGYHGRASTLQASGSSFHRPMGQSKAPDAAQPVLAPCARLDIELELGIFIGQPNAQGVPVSMREAEQHVFGITLFNDWSARDIQAWEYQPLGPFLSKNFASTVSPWMVTMEALEPFRQPFSRPEGDPDPLPYLDSADNRTRGAIAIQMEVVLQTARMAIEGNAGDVISRSNFAEAAYWTVAQLVAHHTVNGCALRAGDLLGSGTLSGPTLAQSGSLLELTTGGKNRITLSNGETRGFLEDGDTVVLRAYCEGAGARRIGFGECRGTVLPARTEG; encoded by the coding sequence ATGAGCGCGGTCCTGAATGAAACCTTGAACCCCCAGCTCCAGAGCTGGGTGGTCTCGGCCAACGCTGCGGGTTGCGACTTCCCCATCCAGAACCTGCCCTTCGGCCGTTTCCGCACGCCGGGCGCCAGCGGCTGGCGTATCGGCGTCGCCATCGGCAACCAGGTGCTGGATCTGCGCACCGCCGGCCTGATCGACCATGCGGACATGCACCGCTTGATGCAGGCCACGCGGCAAGAGCGCCAGGCCCTGCGCCAGGCGCTTTCCGAAGGCTTGCGCGCGGGCAGCACCAAGCAGTCGGCATGGGAGCCAGCGCTGCTGCCCCAGTCTGCCGTGGAGCTGGGCCTGCCTTGCGAGGTGGGTGACTACACCGACTTCTACGTCGGCATCCACCACGCATCCGAAATCGGCCGCCAGTTCCGCCCTGACAACCCGCTGCTGCCCAATTACAAATGGGTGCCCATCGGCTACCACGGCCGTGCCTCCACGCTGCAGGCCAGCGGCTCGTCCTTCCATCGTCCCATGGGGCAGTCCAAGGCGCCCGACGCGGCTCAGCCCGTGCTGGCTCCCTGTGCGCGGCTGGACATCGAGCTGGAGCTGGGCATCTTCATCGGCCAGCCCAACGCCCAGGGCGTGCCCGTGTCCATGAGGGAGGCCGAGCAGCATGTCTTTGGCATCACGCTGTTCAACGACTGGAGCGCACGCGACATCCAGGCCTGGGAATACCAGCCGCTGGGTCCTTTCCTGTCCAAGAACTTCGCCAGCACGGTCTCGCCCTGGATGGTGACGATGGAGGCACTGGAGCCGTTCCGCCAGCCGTTCAGCCGCCCCGAAGGCGACCCCGATCCGCTGCCATACCTGGACTCTGCCGACAACCGCACGCGCGGTGCCATCGCCATCCAGATGGAAGTGGTGCTACAGACGGCGCGCATGGCCATAGAGGGAAATGCGGGTGACGTGATCAGCCGCTCCAACTTCGCCGAGGCCGCGTACTGGACCGTGGCGCAGCTCGTGGCCCACCACACCGTCAACGGCTGCGCACTGCGCGCGGGTGACCTGTTGGGGTCGGGCACGCTGTCGGGGCCGACCCTGGCGCAGAGCGGCTCCCTGCTGGAGTTGACCACGGGCGGCAAGAACCGCATCACGCTGTCGAACGGCGAAACGCGGGGCTTTCTGGAAGACGGCGATACCGTCGTGCTGCGCGCCTACTGCGAAGGTGCAGGCGCGCGCCGCATCGGCTTCGGCGAATGCCGGGGCACGGTGCTGCCAGCCCGAACGGAAGGCTGA